The Medicago truncatula cultivar Jemalong A17 chromosome 7, MtrunA17r5.0-ANR, whole genome shotgun sequence genome includes the window GCACAgaacacaaaatcaaacaaatcatcTCACAACAGAAAAACCAAaccaatatatttaaatgattcaTAGTAACATTTGCGaatcaataaaatatatgtCACAGTTGAAGACCACATACACACGAAAACAACTGCAACATGTGAAACTCACACATACATGTGATGTCTACAGATGAAAGCATACAAATATGCATGGTAATGtcgttagagagagagagggttaTGAAGAATGGAACCTCTAATGGGGAAGCATCATCAAATTCGGAACCTGAGGAAAACGAGTCATGATCATCGCTTTtgaattcatcatcttcataactGTTTTGTTGTTCCACCTCAATGGCCATTGATTCTAGTTCATCATCATCGATTTTCTGTTCGACCTCCATGACCATTGTTATGGCCGCTTTGAATGCCGAAAGAAACAAACCAAGGCAGAAAAGAGTGATGATGCAAAAACCCTAATTTGCTTTAGTTTTAGTGTGCACAAGTTTAGTAATAATTCATTcgtcaaacaaaatcaaaaagttAGTAATTAGTAATAATTCAGAAACGTGGGCGTCAAGCTAGACTACTAATAACCAAAACCCTGGAATTTTTTACCTTTCTTTAAAAAACTCAACATTACCCCCTCCTCTTTCAATTATGGGCATGTTTGGACTGACTTAATTTTGaacttatacaaataaataagtttttagtttATCAAGgtaagatacaattttcgtcGATGACAACTTATGAATTCACATAAAAACTTGTTTATTTGCTTAATCTTCTTTtttataagctcaaaaataagtaaATCCAAACGAGTTTTATATACACAATTATCCCTTGTCAATACTCTCTCCAATccttattattaaaaacaattgactttttagatttattgaataattaatgtatttggttttATAACTCTAACTCTAATTGTTGCGCCGATAATCTAGGTAATCTTGGTCATAATGGACTCattaatttttgtataaattgTCTAATCCTCCCTTCTTTTTCCAACTTCTAATGGCTAATGATTGTAGAGAgaactttttatcttgtttgttTCTTAGCCTTCATATTGTTATTTTtccctttattaaaaaaaaggataagTTTACCATTGATTTAATGGTTGGATTATATTTGATTCATAATTTGAATTAGGATTACTATagatttgatttgttaaaattgatctaaaaattaaattatattttatttaaaattcaaattagaACCGGTTTAGctttaatttgttaaatttaattattaaatgaagaaatttgatctTATAGATCTTGACACCACATATTCACTcagaattttaatatttagatGGAGATGTGGTGTCCCAATCTTAAGTTGGTTTTGAATCATTAGTCTATTACTTTAAGTGTTCCTTAATTGAAGCAAAAACAAATGATGCGTAAAGAACTTTTTGATGGGAAGCCGCCATATAGCACCCGCTCTAGGGACCTTCTCCAACTCGTCAATGAATTCTCTCTACTGGTATATTAGAGTGtatgacttttaaaaaaaaaaaaatgggaatcAGCGATTTTCACTTCAAAGTCAAGGCACTTAATTTTCATGTTTAGGAAATAGAAAGGTAAGAAGAAATAATGGAGTTGGAAACAAGCAATCCTGACTGAAGCCAATATCACATGGTCATCATGTAGTGGAGCATGATTGGATTAATGGGGATTCTGACGTCTGTGAGTTTGATTTAGTTGTGTTACGAAGAGAGCAAATTGGTGAGACATAGTACTTAGGAATCTTTGATACTTTGGTTGGAGATTGTGTTACCAAATATTTGCAAGACAATTATTTTGACAAGAATTTCAAAGAGTCTCATTTGAGGAGAAAAGCCAAATAAACACTCAAGAGAGCATACCTaggtgcaaaaaaaaaattagagatgcTGAAAAGTCAGATGAAACTTGCATCATAGGTTCAACATATGTGATTATAATAAATGGAGAAAAACTCGTGCTACTGCCCAATGAATATTGGAATGTAGTTCAAGGTTATGTTTGGTTAGACAGGCTTCCAGCGGAGTTGTATATGGATTTCTTTCGAGATAGAATTGGCTTGCCcaattataaattttagtagtcttttttaataaaattttagagtttgACGGGCATAGGATGGAGGCTTTCCGggatgccaacctagttgggatgtcggtgtGGCCTCCCTGATGTCTGTCTTTTTCCTtgcttagcaaaaaaaaaaaaaaagttctttaatttcacttgttttttttttttttttttttatgctagcTGAATTAGTAGAAATTGATAGACACATAAATCTATGGACAATATTAAATTATCTCACTTTACTATAGATGTTACTATTACATGGTAGTGGAATGACTCCACGAGAATAACctccaaaaaaatgaaataatataattaatataatgtatatattgaacaactctttttctgaatacataaattaattaaactctCAAATTAGCTTATAATTAAAactaatttgtaaaaaatgttaaatactGAAATTCAATCAAAAGGGGGTGGAAGAAGCAATTCATGTTTCTGCTGTTTCAGACTTTTCTTCTGCCTGTGCCTCAGTTTCTTCTGGTTTTGATGGTTCTTCCTCATCAGCCGGTTCAGGTGGTGGAGTGGAATTCTTTTTGTTTGCAGCAGCTTGAAGCACATGATTGTAGTTTCCTTTCTCCATGAAAAGCTGTTGAAAATGATGCTTGCAATAGAGGACACCATCTAGTGCAGCATAGGAAGAATGTGTAAGGTGGCAACCTCCATGAGCACACCTAAAGCAATTCTTGTGGTAACATTCCCCTTCCAATGACATCTATTTCACCGagcaaattttttataattagttCGGTTTAGTCAATACACGGTTATAAAGAGTTTAAATCTTAAATGAATCTTACAATAAAATTGAGTTTGGTGATATTACAAACCTTTTCCAAAGGATAAACAGTTTTTGTGCAAACTGCACATTTGTCTAGAGTTCCACTGAACATAGAGGAGAGTCTGCTGGGTGTCCTGTTCTGTAAAGGAAGAAcattataacatatatattagaaAGAGTATAGAAGAATACTTAAAGACACAGAAAATCATGATTTCCAATTGTGGCCGCGATATAAAGTATTTTAAGGCTTTGGCTGCATCAACGGCATTTTCCcataatataaaatttgatgtttaaCTACGACCGCAATTTAAAACAATGTTCAAAATAGTAACACTTTGTTTAGGTTGGATAGTGAACATACCATCAACTCATTTATCTTCTCAGAAGACTTTGCTGCCAGAATTAAGCCATGAAAATAAAGTATCATATGTTAGCAAGATTGTGACTGAATAACAGTAGAAAACAAAGAATCGATAACAAAAGATGTTTTACATCGTAAATCTTAATTACCTTGAAAGTTCTTGCTGAAATTTCCAGATTCCTTGAAAAGTTGTTCAAAATGGGGCTTGCAATAGAGGACACCATCCATTGAGGAGTAAGTACTCATCTGACCAACATATATGATGAAACCCAACTTAGACACAAGTTTAAActatactttttttcttctatgtGCAAATCCAACCTTAAGAATGCGgcagagttaaaaaaaaaactcttgagAAAGAACTTTGTTGTCCATACTATGGTCCTACCCGACTTGTGTATAAAGGATACCCGGTTTATCCAAAATAGTCATAACCATATTTCACTTTATATCAAATGTGCATGTAATTTGCTAAATAATTGCATGTTTCGACAAGGGGTCGTTAATAGGAAAGACAAACCATTGATGCCAAATTCAAATATTCAATCATAATGATTCAAGAAtcaaacaatataaaattataaagaagCATACCGTAAGATTTCCCTTGCAGTGAGTgcatttcaagcaacttttATGGTAAGGTATACCTTCAAGAGTTAACAAATCAACCACATAAACAGTCTTGTCACAAGCCTTGCATTTATCGAGAGTTCCAGTGAATGacattttgttgtttctttaattatttatcaagCCTTATTTTCTGCttgtgtttcttcttcttcttcttcttccctttaACACAGAATCTGAGGATAAGAGAAAACGAGACTCATTACTTGCACCTCATGATGATAAATATGGGATTGAATAAAGGTATTTGATATTTCTAAACAAAGGATTTGATTGCTGTGGTAAATTATTGACTAGTGATCAGAGACCTCACAAATTAAGGAAATGGTGTAAAAATAATATGTTGTAATTTGTGGATACAATCTAGTTGTTTAGAGTGAAAACAGGTTGATCTCTGACCTTTTCAACAGTTGGAAATAAATGTGTATATAACCAAAATAActccaactttttattttgctaTTCATGTATGGCTCCTAAATTTGTCAAATACAATGAATGTCTTAGAATTTCATAATTAACCTGCCATAATACCATACAATATCAACAAATGAACACACACACAGTATTACCAGAATATTAccagtaataataataacaataacatcattaataatttttttaaaggaacaacaacaacaacaacaacaacaacaacaacaacaacaataataataataataataataataatattgataacaacaacataatgaaataaaaaaaattaaataagttttttctcTCTATCAATATCTAAAACTTCCTcctcaaaaaaatatcaaattttgattttcatccCTTTAAAAAATTGTCAACAAGTTTTCGTCCCTTAAATATTTTCCGTCA containing:
- the LOC11436931 gene encoding LIM domain-containing protein PLIM2b gives rise to the protein MSFTGTLDKCKACDKTVYVVDLLTLEGIPYHKSCLKCTHCKGNLTMSTYSSMDGVLYCKPHFEQLFKESGNFSKNFQAKSSEKINELMNRTPSRLSSMFSGTLDKCAVCTKTVYPLEKMSLEGECYHKNCFRCAHGGCHLTHSSYAALDGVLYCKHHFQQLFMEKGNYNHVLQAAANKKNSTPPPEPADEEEPSKPEETEAQAEEKSETAET